AGCAAAACAAACACCAGTCTAATAAAAAGTCGAAATCCCTAATAACTAGTCCATCAGCCTCCCCGGCGAAGCCCAGCAGTCCGAGCGGGCCTCTCGGTCGAGGGAGATGGTTGAGGATGCCCCAACCCGGCGGCGCTGAAAGACACGAGACGCAACGCTCAACTCTCTTACACTCGACTAGTGTATAGACATACAATCAACGCGGTTGTTAAACTAAGCCGGAACAGCGACGGCAGCGAAAATATATATATTGAATCCATTAACAAATAAATTGGTGGAACCTTGAAGCATGGGCAATCCTATTCGCCCCCCAATAAGCCATTCCATACTCCTCCTACCGAACCATTCGTAGACCTAACCGAAGCCCTGACCGATGACAGCAAGCTCTCGGAAGCAGTCAGAAAATTACTCAGTCTAGATAAAAATAGAGCAGAACCACTTATAGGTGATACGACGGGAACCTCTTTCAGAAAGATACACGAACATGTAACAGCCGTCTTAGATAGGGCTATGGAGATATTATCGACGCCGAGCAAGAGGGATGCTGGTAGAGGTGAAATAGTCGTAGGACTTACCAAGGGGTTAATACTCGTCAAATATCAGCTTTCTAGAAAACAAATCAGCCCCGAACTGGCTAGTATACTGGAAGCTGTCCTGAATAGCTTAATCAACTCCATTGGAAAAGACGAGTCTGCAAAGATGTTTCAAAGGGCTAGGACACTTCTCGACGCTTATGCAGTCTTAATATACCAGTACCATTATAAGAGGTGATCATGAGTGGGAGCTAATTGGAAAACGCTCTCGAGACAACTCGTCGGGCTTGCGATGTTCAACCTATGGTTTGAGACTAAGACCGGGCTACTCATTCAGATGCCGGTTCAGGCTCAAGCCTACAAGATCGGCGGAGCCGACAAGTACCCTATGACGACTAGAAAGAAGTACGGTGATGTTGAGCTCGAGGTCCCCTACGTGCCGGGGAGCAGTGTAAAGGGAAGAGTCAGATCCCTGCTAGAGCTTGCAACCAAGCAGACACTCTACACTACCGATGGGAAGATATGGCAGTACGCGAGAAGCCTCCCAGCCATGAAGAACATTGATGAATTCATGAAAGATGTGCGAGACCGGAACGTGATAAGTGAGCTATTCGGCTGGGCCTCAGCCAACTTCAGACAAGTAGTGGAGAGGTTAAAGAGTGATAAGTCTATGAGTGATGGTGACGCTGAGCAAGAGGTGTACAAGGCCTTCCAGCTCCTCTCGGGCACCAGGCTACTCTTCTCCGACTTCTTTCCCACAAGCGAGTATGTGGAAAAAACCAGAGCTCTCTCGGTGTCAGATTTTCTCGAAGAGAAGCCGGAGAACAGGATAGACAGGGTGACAGCTGCAGCCGATCCCCGAGACGTGGTAAGAGTGAAGCCAGGAGTAGTCTTCGAGGGCACGGTTACAATGCTGTTATTCGATCACGACAAGGATATGGTAGGGTCCTTCCTGAACACCTTCTTATCGGGTCTAGAGTTGCTTGAAGCGACATACCTGGGCGGGAGCGGCTCCAGGGGCTATGGAAGGATAGAGTTCGTTGGTAAAGAAGTCAGAGTATTCAGGGTGAGTCCAGAAGTAAAAGGGTCAAGTGGGTTGATATCCGAGGTGGGTAGCCTCAGTATCAATGGGTTAAAGGACCTGCGCAACAAGTTCGACGATCTGAAGGACAAGATGCAAAGCCTGTATGAGAACCGGTGATTCATTATTGCTGACCAAATCCCTAATCATAGAGTTTAAAACACCTTACCACGTAGGGTGGCGCAGACCGGAGCCCATCATAGACGGCTTCACCGTTCACAGATCCCTACTAGCCCTCAGCAGCATGATAGTGCCCCAGGGCTTGGAGGAGCTAGTTGAGAAACTCAGAGTCTCAGCCATCCTCCCAGCAGTAAGGAAGCAGGGACAGCATGAGCCGTTAATACCTCTCCCCCCTATCCCATCCAAGATGGGAGCGAAGAAAGCAGGGCTTGAATGGGCGACTCTGAGGTCAACATCCACGTTGGCCGGGAAGACAAGCCTTGGAGGGCACGTGATACTGGAAGGGGTTGAGAGAGGAAAGGCTGTCTTCAAGCTCGCTTCAAGCTCAACCACTTTTGAACTATGCGTCGAGAACAGGGTCCTGAAGGAGTGCGACGAGGATATAGAGCCTCTCGCGTCGAGCCCCTTGGAAAGGTTCGAAGCGGTATTCAACAGAGTCGACAGGGTGACGGGCTCCGCCGACTTGTTCAAGGTCAGCGGGTATAGACCTAGGGGCGACATGATGGTGGTGATTCAAAGCGCGAACAGTGACTTGCTCAGAAGGGCAGAGGACCTCCTAAGGCTTCTCGGCGTTGTAGGAGTAGGCGGATTGAGGAGCCGAGGGTTCGGCAAGTTCGTGGTTAAGGGCGAGGCCGGCCTCGATACTAAGCGTTTCGGAGGGGACCCGTGTGCTGTACCAAACGTAATGCTCGGCTCCTACTTACTTGACGACTCGTTAGTCGACTTGAGTAAGAGCTATGTAATAACCAGATTGCTGGCAGGATACTCCGGCCCTACGCAGGATACTCACATCCTGCCCTATCTCAGCATTGCCGGAGCAGGGAGCATCCTGTACTTTAAATCACCCCTTAAGCACCTTGTTAGGAGGGTTGAGACGGCGAGCCACAGCTCCCTCCTAGTCTTCAATCCAGTGGCGATCGGGTGTTGTACTTGAGCGCGAACCAGGCTTTTCAAGACCTCTTCAAAACCACCACTATCACGTTGGAGCCTGTGACACCGATACATGTTTGGAGCGGGCGGAACGCCATAGTCGGCGTCGACGCGCTGATCCAGGAGCAATACTTCATCGTTATCGATCTAGAGGAGTCGATGAAGACTCTGCCCGAGAAGAGTCTCGAGGAGCTCGCGAGCACCTTCGGCAGGAAGGACGAACTGGCTAACCGCTTGCGTCAGCTTTACAAGGAAGGCTTGTTAGTGGCTAAAAAGATACCCGTGAGGACTCCTATCCAAGGATCGCAGACGAACGTCAGATTACTGCATGAAAACCTGGTTCCAGGCAGCGAGTTAAAAGGCTACATCAGGACTGCAGTACTCAAGAAGCTGTTGAAATCCAATCGAGAACCCCACAAAATTATAGGGAAAAGAGTTAACCCATGGAGAAACCCAAAGCACATGGGGATGGACATCGAGGCACAGCTCTTGAGATCGCGGAGGACGAAGAAGCAGGGAGGCTTCATGGACGCCTTAATGATGATCAGCGTCTCGGACCCGCTCAGCATAGAGGGTCTTCAGACGTCAGTGAGAAAATTGACTGTTCTCAAAACATCTAATTTAAAACCAGTGGCTTCCCTATACGCTGTGACTTTCGACCAGGGTGTGCTTAGGTATGAGATGAGCATTCGCTCGTTCAAGCTCCCCGAGACCAGCAATAACATCGAGTTGCCCAAGGAAACGGTTGAGAAGATGAACAGCTTGTCCGAGAAATTTAATTCGAAAGACTGGATCTTCGAGACCTTGAGAGAGATGGGTTGCGAACTGATCGATATAGAACTGGAGAAACTGAAGAAGATGAAAGAACTGAACAGGATGAAAGACCCGTGGTCTCTCGAGAAGTATTTGAAAATACTTGAAGAATTGAAAAAGGAGTTGTGCAGCGAGGGCAATAAAAATCAAGCTGGACACTGTGTTCCAGCGAGAATAGGCTTCATGACCGGGCACGAGTCCAAGACGCTGTTGCCCGAGATAAAGCGCTATCATGATAAGAAGTACGATGCGATCAAGTCCGAAATGGAGAAAAGACTCAGGAGGCCATGGGATTCTCTCACAGTTAAGCTGGTCAATCTTGATAGTGTAAATGAATTAGTAGGGGTTGGGTGGTGCAGGTTATGCCTGGAGTGAATTATGATGCCGCGCTGTACGGGTTGCTCCACGATCTAGGTAAACCCCTGCTCAGGTATCTTATGAGGGCTAGAGAAGGCCTTGAGAGGTTCGACCAGGAGATTGTCGAGCTCTTGGGGGAGGCTAAGAACCACGATGAGGCCCGTGAGATTGTTTTCAAGAACCTCCTCGGGGTCGACCCGGAGCACTACAGGGATTACGAGAATGTTATTTCAAGGGCCGACGAGATGGCTGCCATGGAGAGAGGGCTGGAGGATGCTTGCCCGGAGCTTGTCAAAGCGTGGGGTCCGGTGGAATCAGAACTAAGTAGCAATCTAGGGGTCGTCTACAAGCACCACATGGTCCCTCTGCTCTCCCCCCTATGGGTGCTATTGCCCACAGGGTACGAGAGATCCCTGGGACCCTGCGCCACGTCCTCGTTCAGAGCCGAGGATGCTTGGAGGGGTTTAGGCGACACGATGAAGCGGCTCGTAGACTCGCTGAAAAAGTGCGACTCCGAGGAAGTCTCAAGAGAACTAATCACCATCCTGGGGGATTTGAAGTCGAAGCCGGTGTGGTATCCTCCCCAAGTTCTGAGTAGTGAAGTGCTCTCACATATTACGTCGTACGACTATGAAGGGGCTTTGAAGCGGACGTCATACTACTCGATAGCTAAGTACACATTGGATTCGCTGAGGAAGCTTATGGGTGTATACGACTTCGAAAAGGCTTCGAAAGGATTGATTAACACAATGCTAGAGGTTCTAAAATACTCGCTTCTGCTGACTCCCTCAGCAGTGTACTTATCACTGATTCCCGACATCAGCCTCTACTCGCACTCGAAAATGGTCTCGGCGTACGCGGCGGCGCTCTCCACGGGTGCAGACAAGCTTAGGCTGATTCTTCTCGATGCTAGAGGCATTCAAGACTTCATAGCCGCCCCGGTCAAGGCCAAGGCATCATCCAGGGTGATAAGAGGACGTAGCCTGCTGGCCGAGCTAGTGTCAACCTCCCTGGCGAACTACTTGCTGGAGATGTGTGAGGGTCTGCCCAACGCTAACGTTCTCACGTCCGAGGGTGGGTCCCTCATGCTCATCGTGCCTCATAAATGCCTCGAGGATGAGGGAAGACGGGTTCTGGAGGACGTGATCAGGAGGACATACGAGAGGCTGAAGGGCTTATGGTTCACCATAGCCAGCTCTAGACCGTTCAGTCCAGTAAGCACAAGTTACGTAGCGGCTCTATCGAGCAGCGGAGATGGGGCAGGATTCCCTGGGGTTCTTAAAAGCCTCGAGGAAGACCTGGCCATAAGGAAGAGCATGGATAACTCCAGGATGATCTTCAACGTCGGTGAGAGTGAAGTCGCAGGCTTTGACGCGATAACGCAGGAGCCGGTTTTCAAGGCTGAGCTAGGAGAGGGGCGATACGGGCTCAGGGTTGATCAAGGGAGCTACGATTACGCTGGCCGGATATCCGGCTTCAAGCTCGAGCAGGGAGAGATGGTGAGCGAGGCAACTCACCTCTCCCTCGTGGCGGGCACATGTAACCGTAACATGATATCATTGATATCAGTCTACGTCTACGGGCTTGATGATTCTCAGGGCGCGTTGAAACCCCGTGAAGAATTGATTGTAAAGCTGGTTGAGAGCGTCGCGAGGAAGCTCGGAGGGCATCGACTACTTCACGAACTATCGGAGAAAATAGGGGACTCGGAATACAAAGTACTCGTTGGACTGGTACCATTGCCGACGCTTGGCTCACTCCACATCCTAGTGTCCACGAAGGACGTTGTGGATAAGGACATTGTCGAGGTCTTCGGCGGATTAGCTGGGAAGATATTATCGATCATCCGCGGCGGTTTAAGCACCATTGCCGAGGCCGAGAACCGTCTGAGAATCAGCGTGGACGTCCGGATCATTAATACCGGTTCGGAATTCATCGAGTCCTTGTCCTCCGAGGGTCTCCGACAGTCCCTTAAAGAACTGAAAGACCTGAACGTCGATGTCAGCCTAGGCGTTTTCTACACTGGGACGTACCACCCGGTGACCAGTAGGCTAGAACCCGGTAGTCAGAGGCCGGTGATGGCTCTGGCGGATCTGGACGAGTATCCCCTAGTAGGGATGGCTAAGATCGATGGGGATGAGCTGGGCGAGGTTAAAAAGCTCCTCAGCTTCTCACCCTCTAGGCTCATCTCCTTCTCAGACCTGCTCACTGTCCTGTTCAACGTTAAGACCCACCTAGTCAGCCTCAAATACGCAGAGAGTCTGGGAACGGTTGGCAGGGGGCCCATCATGCTTTACGCCGGCGGAGACGACGTAGCGTTCTACGGTCACTGGCTCGACGTGATAAAATTCCTCTACCACTTGTACGATTCAGCGGTTAGGGCAGTGTATCCACTATCGTTCTCATCCTCCGTGGTGGTGGAGGCGGGTGATTATCCAATACTGGAGCTCTATGACAGAGTTGTCAGAGTGTTGCGGAGTGTTAAATCCGAGGGGCGTGGAGGCGTGGTCATAGAGCCTTTCGCCAGCCCCAGAGTGTTGGAGTGTAGCGATGCTTGCAAGCTGGTTAGGGTTATGAGCCCGCGGAGAGAACAGGCGGGGTGGCCCCAGCCCCTGACGGCTTTAGCTACTCTCGAAGGAGTGTATTCTGTGCTTAAACTAATTGAGAAATCAAGCCTCAGCGATTACAAGAGAGACCTTCAGATGCTGTCCACCATCGCCGCGCTGGACGATGACGAGCTGAGAGCACTGTGCTCGGGGGACGGGGGAAGTGGTGGATTGTACCGATTGGTAAGGCGCGAGACGATGTACTCCTACATTTCTGCTATGCGTGAGGATGCTTTGCGAGAGCTCGGTGCACTACTTGGAAAAGAGGTTGATCAGGCCGTAAATCTCCACCACGTCCCCGGCGAAGACGTAAGGAAGTGCCTCATGAGGATTGTTGAGGCAAAAGCTTTGATCGACCTATTGCTCACCTCCATCAGGCTAGGGCAGGAGCGGTCGAGGGGAGTCGCTAACACGGGGGAGGGGCTGGAGGGGTCGGCAAGCCCTTGAGGGTTTCGATCCACCCTTGGGGGGATCCGAGGAACTGGCGGTTTGTCGAATACTGTAGTGAAGAATTGTGTGTGAAGGGTTTTTCACCCCTGTCCCTCATAGCCTCTTCCCCCAGCGCTCGACCCGATCTAGTCATAATATTCGTATTGGACACTCTGTACGATAAGAATTGTGATCCCGGTCTAAAGTATGACTCAATGGTCGATGCCGTGCGCAGGGAGGCGTTCAAGTATCTATGCTTTAAGGATTCGCTGGACGTCAGGATTGAAGTGTTGCCCGGAATCATGAAGAAGAGGGCTCGTGGGATAGAGGCAGAGTTCCGAGCAGCCCCGGACGACGCTAGGCTGGAAGCCCTCTACTACACCTATAAGCACGTCACTGAGAAGCTGAAACAAGCGGATGATTCGCGCCGGCTCGAGATCCTGCTCGACACTACGCATGGCGTGAACTACTTCACAATATTGGTTCGTGAAGCAGTTTTCGAGGCGGCTTCGATGCTCGCAGCACATGGAAGGGAGGTCGCTATTAAAGTGCTCAACACTGATCCTTTCTCTTCTAGTGAACTCCCAAGAAGGTCGGCCGAGGACCCTTGTAGGCCTGAGCCGGAAGGACCGGTTATGAGGGTTGAACACAACCTCCTCCAGCGGGCTGAGATACCTCCATGGGAGATCACGAAGTACCTAAGGTATTCTAAGAACTCGGTGAAAAAGCTGCTGACGGATACTCGCTCGTGCTGCATTGTTGAGAAGGATTTTGAGGAGCTTAAGCAGTCTCTATTGAGGATTGTGGCACTGTACAGGGTTGGCGCCCTGGTGGAGCTGTTGAGTATTCCGGGAGGATGGTTGCGCAGGGCTGATGTGTTTCTAGATCTGGCTGACAGGGCGTTGGAGTGCTGGAGGAGGAAGGCGAGAGTAGAGTCCAACGGCAGTGTCTGCCGGACCTCGTTCTCTAAGCTTCAAGATGGTTTCCGACTGCTCATGCATGCGCACGCGATAATGCTCGGAGCTGGGAGGGTTTCAGTCCGCGAGCATCCACCTGTAACTCTTGAAGAAGTAAAGAGGGCGAGAAGGGAGTTGTTCAGGGGTTCAGAGGTGATAAGCGTGCTGGTGGATAAGGAGATCGGAGAGCTGGAGAGGCTGAGGAAGAGGGGCGACATCCCCTGCTACTGGACGGTTTACGCAAGGGTCAGGGGTGAGGAGGAGGAACCCTTGTGCACGGGCACTCCCGGTAGTCAAGACATCGATAGAATCAAGAGGAACTTCACTGCACACGCAGGCTTCCTCAAGGAGCTACTAGAGGTAAGAGCCCAGAGCTACGTTGAACTCAGAGTGAGGCCGGAGTGCTGGAGCATCATTGAGAAAGTGGTGGATAAGATCGGAGAAGACTTAATGAAAGCCTGAAAGCCCATCGATATCCAAAGCAATGATCACATACTCCGTGCAAACCACTAGATCGACACTGACTTTATCCAACGACTTTTAAGACAATACAATCCACAGTCTAGCCCTAGCAAAACTCTTCACTCTACCTCCGCCACCTCCACACCGCTCACAATCCAAAGCTAGACCA
Above is a genomic segment from Thermosphaera sp. containing:
- the csm3 gene encoding type III-A CRISPR-associated RAMP protein Csm3, producing MGANWKTLSRQLVGLAMFNLWFETKTGLLIQMPVQAQAYKIGGADKYPMTTRKKYGDVELEVPYVPGSSVKGRVRSLLELATKQTLYTTDGKIWQYARSLPAMKNIDEFMKDVRDRNVISELFGWASANFRQVVERLKSDKSMSDGDAEQEVYKAFQLLSGTRLLFSDFFPTSEYVEKTRALSVSDFLEEKPENRIDRVTAAADPRDVVRVKPGVVFEGTVTMLLFDHDKDMVGSFLNTFLSGLELLEATYLGGSGSRGYGRIEFVGKEVRVFRVSPEVKGSSGLISEVGSLSINGLKDLRNKFDDLKDKMQSLYENR
- the csm5 gene encoding type III-A CRISPR-associated RAMP protein Csm5, whose translation is MSANQAFQDLFKTTTITLEPVTPIHVWSGRNAIVGVDALIQEQYFIVIDLEESMKTLPEKSLEELASTFGRKDELANRLRQLYKEGLLVAKKIPVRTPIQGSQTNVRLLHENLVPGSELKGYIRTAVLKKLLKSNREPHKIIGKRVNPWRNPKHMGMDIEAQLLRSRRTKKQGGFMDALMMISVSDPLSIEGLQTSVRKLTVLKTSNLKPVASLYAVTFDQGVLRYEMSIRSFKLPETSNNIELPKETVEKMNSLSEKFNSKDWIFETLREMGCELIDIELEKLKKMKELNRMKDPWSLEKYLKILEELKKELCSEGNKNQAGHCVPARIGFMTGHESKTLLPEIKRYHDKKYDAIKSEMEKRLRRPWDSLTVKLVNLDSVNELVGVGWCRLCLE
- a CDS encoding TM1812 family CRISPR-associated protein, yielding MRVSIHPWGDPRNWRFVEYCSEELCVKGFSPLSLIASSPSARPDLVIIFVLDTLYDKNCDPGLKYDSMVDAVRREAFKYLCFKDSLDVRIEVLPGIMKKRARGIEAEFRAAPDDARLEALYYTYKHVTEKLKQADDSRRLEILLDTTHGVNYFTILVREAVFEAASMLAAHGREVAIKVLNTDPFSSSELPRRSAEDPCRPEPEGPVMRVEHNLLQRAEIPPWEITKYLRYSKNSVKKLLTDTRSCCIVEKDFEELKQSLLRIVALYRVGALVELLSIPGGWLRRADVFLDLADRALECWRRKARVESNGSVCRTSFSKLQDGFRLLMHAHAIMLGAGRVSVREHPPVTLEEVKRARRELFRGSEVISVLVDKEIGELERLRKRGDIPCYWTVYARVRGEEEEPLCTGTPGSQDIDRIKRNFTAHAGFLKELLEVRAQSYVELRVRPECWSIIEKVVDKIGEDLMKA